In a genomic window of Prochlorococcus marinus subsp. marinus str. CCMP1375:
- a CDS encoding iron-containing alcohol dehydrogenase family protein: protein MQNTNFLQNISPERVIRGESAWEEGKSLIQSICKKPLFLGRSHSTSKLRSMLEKDLINIGINIVHAELEYDCCDVDLNRIYQLCKDCSCDGIIASGGGKVLDAGKLIANNLNLPCITVPLSASTCAGWTALANIYSKKGAFIKDQTLNNCPKLLIFDYSLVRKAPNRLLASGIADALAKWYEASLSNAGSNDALVQQAVQMARVLRDQLLIDGFNALQNPYSSSWIRVAESCSLTAGLIGGVGGAKCRTAAAHAVHNGLTQLDFTQKALHGELVGFGILVQLRIEEKLLGNQLALQAKNQLITLLKELNLPTNLKSLGINLTTKKELEMACIFSCRDDSDIHNLPFKVDKETLMEAILETDRIEIEKISPRGTIFNC from the coding sequence ATGCAAAATACAAATTTTTTGCAGAATATATCTCCTGAGAGAGTTATTAGAGGTGAAAGTGCTTGGGAAGAAGGCAAGAGTCTGATTCAATCAATATGTAAGAAGCCTCTCTTCTTAGGAAGAAGTCATTCCACCTCTAAATTAAGATCAATGTTGGAGAAAGATCTTATCAATATTGGCATAAATATAGTTCACGCTGAACTTGAATATGATTGTTGTGATGTTGACTTAAATCGTATATATCAATTATGTAAGGATTGTTCTTGTGATGGAATAATTGCTTCTGGTGGAGGGAAAGTTTTAGATGCAGGAAAATTAATCGCTAACAATTTAAACTTACCTTGTATAACGGTTCCACTTAGTGCTTCAACTTGTGCAGGCTGGACTGCACTAGCAAATATTTATTCAAAAAAGGGGGCATTTATTAAAGATCAAACTTTAAATAACTGTCCTAAATTATTAATATTTGACTATTCTCTTGTAAGAAAAGCACCCAATAGACTTCTTGCTAGTGGTATTGCTGACGCACTTGCAAAATGGTATGAGGCATCTCTTAGCAATGCAGGTTCTAATGATGCTCTCGTACAGCAAGCTGTTCAAATGGCAAGAGTGTTAAGAGATCAATTGTTAATAGATGGCTTTAATGCATTACAAAATCCATATAGTTCTTCATGGATAAGAGTTGCAGAAAGTTGTTCTCTTACAGCCGGACTCATTGGTGGAGTAGGTGGTGCAAAATGTAGAACAGCAGCCGCGCATGCTGTTCACAATGGTCTAACACAATTAGACTTTACACAAAAGGCTCTTCACGGGGAACTCGTTGGGTTTGGCATATTAGTTCAACTAAGAATTGAGGAGAAGTTATTAGGTAATCAGTTAGCATTGCAAGCAAAGAATCAATTAATAACATTATTAAAAGAATTAAATCTTCCTACTAATCTTAAATCTCTAGGAATTAATTTAACAACTAAGAAAGAACTAGAAATGGCCTGTATATTTTCTTGTAGAGATGACTCTGATATTCATAATTTACCATTCAAAGTAGATAAAGAAACACTTATGGAAGCAATTTTAGAAACAGATAGAATAGAGATTGAAAAAATTTCTCCTAGAGGAACCATTTTCAACTGCTAA